In one window of Synergistaceae bacterium DZ-S4 DNA:
- a CDS encoding OmpP1/FadL family transporter, with protein sequence MKKLRGLFCLLLFALILVPNAAFADGFAIYEWSAGGVAMGEAYMFAEDDPSLLGYNPAGITKLQGSWFSGGISYINPRGRVDFHGAMAGGQTWSNTEAPGYVPNLFYVKQQNDKLWWGIGVLSRFGNSTEYEPTWPGRYNSYLAKITGVTVQPTVAYKVTDKLSLAAGLDINYIKLDLKKKIPQEKLLGVAGPDVDFELSGDNIALGWLLGLNYDITDSTSFAAVYRSKIKQKMDADANLSIQALNTGAHGEVTLPDSFTFGLGHRFNENTRAEIGATYTKWSTYDKLEMVFDKNLPKSTDIKDWRDVWRYQVGIEHKLNDTWSIMGGYAYDNSPMPDERMDFMVPTGDRQTLSIGFKRRSGNSELAFAWGYMWIHDRVVPGAKYSPVPTDYADVRDNTAHILSLSYTVHLK encoded by the coding sequence TTGAAGAAGTTAAGAGGTCTTTTTTGTCTGCTGCTTTTCGCCCTGATCCTGGTGCCCAACGCAGCATTCGCCGATGGATTTGCTATCTATGAATGGTCTGCGGGAGGAGTGGCGATGGGAGAGGCCTATATGTTCGCAGAAGACGATCCTTCCCTGCTTGGATACAACCCTGCAGGCATCACCAAACTTCAGGGCAGCTGGTTCAGCGGCGGGATTTCTTACATCAACCCAAGAGGCAGGGTGGATTTCCACGGAGCGATGGCCGGCGGGCAGACATGGAGCAATACTGAAGCGCCGGGATATGTTCCCAACCTTTTTTATGTGAAGCAGCAAAATGATAAGCTCTGGTGGGGAATAGGAGTACTGTCCAGATTCGGTAACTCGACCGAATACGAACCAACATGGCCCGGACGTTACAACAGTTATCTGGCAAAAATTACAGGTGTTACTGTACAGCCAACTGTAGCCTACAAAGTCACCGATAAACTTTCATTGGCCGCCGGTCTTGATATTAACTATATAAAGCTTGACCTTAAGAAAAAGATACCTCAGGAAAAACTTTTAGGTGTTGCTGGACCTGATGTTGATTTTGAGCTTTCCGGCGACAATATCGCATTGGGGTGGCTCCTTGGTTTGAACTACGATATCACTGACTCGACCTCTTTTGCAGCAGTTTACAGATCTAAAATTAAGCAGAAAATGGATGCCGATGCAAACTTATCAATCCAGGCACTTAACACAGGTGCGCATGGCGAAGTTACTCTTCCCGACAGCTTTACATTTGGACTGGGGCACAGATTCAATGAAAATACAAGGGCTGAGATTGGTGCCACGTACACAAAGTGGAGTACCTATGACAAGCTTGAGATGGTTTTTGACAAGAATCTTCCCAAAAGCACAGACATAAAGGACTGGCGAGACGTCTGGCGTTATCAGGTTGGTATCGAACACAAACTCAACGATACCTGGAGCATCATGGGCGGTTATGCATACGACAACAGCCCGATGCCGGACGAAAGGATGGACTTCATGGTCCCGACGGGAGACAGGCAAACCCTTAGCATAGGCTTCAAGAGGCGCAGCGGGAACTCCGAGCTTGCCTTCGCCTGGGGCTACATGTGGATCCATGATAGGGTCGTCCCGGGAGCAAAATACAGCCCTGTCCCGACCGACTATGCAGATGTCCGCGACAACACGGCCCACATACTCTCTTTGAGTTATACAGTTCATTTAAAGTAA
- a CDS encoding Rrf2 family transcriptional regulator: MPDPLILGLHALGELAKNPDKCLSTQQIAAAIGSTEPHLSKVLQRLNKGEMVKSVRGPGGGYKLNCVPDETPLRNIFELLGGPFDSKGCGLDGCKNKVCFIGAMMNELTRAFLRYLESRTLADFTKYYDHSIPVEIEISVITPSLGQKHPNFSHVSTK, encoded by the coding sequence TTGCCGGATCCCCTTATCCTGGGTCTGCATGCTCTTGGAGAGCTTGCGAAGAACCCGGATAAATGTCTTTCCACACAGCAGATAGCAGCAGCTATTGGTTCAACGGAGCCGCATCTTTCAAAAGTCCTCCAGCGCCTTAACAAGGGAGAAATGGTCAAGTCCGTGCGTGGTCCCGGCGGCGGCTATAAACTCAATTGTGTGCCGGATGAGACTCCCCTTCGCAACATCTTTGAGCTTCTTGGCGGCCCCTTTGACTCTAAGGGCTGCGGACTTGACGGCTGCAAAAACAAAGTTTGCTTTATCGGCGCAATGATGAACGAACTGACAAGGGCTTTTTTAAGATATCTTGAGTCCAGGACACTGGCCGATTTTACAAAATACTACGATCATTCCATTCCTGTCGAAATTGAAATATCAGTTATTACGCCAAGCCTCGGCCAGAAACACCCGAATTTCAGCCACGTAAGTACCAAATAA
- a CDS encoding coenzyme F420-0:L-glutamate ligase produces the protein MRYVGAASRGIRLPVITKGADLINIISDTIVAASENERDPFVIRDSDIVGVTESLVARSQGNYVTLSDISEDVKKRVPEGDVSIIFPILSRNRFHQLLRGIVNGVRGKVRVFLSYPSDEVGNQVIDPMNFYLNSDRLSCDSFDEKEYYEVFGECRHPFTGVDYVQLYKSIDPEKVSVHFANNPLAALSFSNTVIVASIHTRKLHRDILEKAGANVISLDEICSSPIRDGAGFNEQYGLLGSNYTNDNSVKLFPRDCDAFVRELQKELFDRTGKKIEVLVYGDGAFKDPVCGIWELADPVVSPGYTDGLSGMPKEIKFKYVADNAGDKDPSDAIREAIESKGEMDKYGHCTLGTTPRRMTDLIGSLCDLTSGSGDKGTPVVYIQGYFDCYLDD, from the coding sequence ATGCGCTATGTTGGAGCAGCTTCCAGAGGTATCCGTCTGCCGGTAATAACTAAAGGTGCAGATCTGATAAATATAATTTCCGATACGATCGTTGCCGCATCTGAAAATGAGAGGGATCCGTTCGTTATCAGGGACAGTGATATAGTTGGAGTGACGGAATCACTTGTTGCACGGTCTCAGGGAAATTATGTGACCCTTTCTGATATATCTGAGGATGTAAAAAAAAGGGTCCCGGAAGGTGATGTCTCCATCATTTTCCCCATATTGAGCAGAAACAGGTTTCATCAGCTGCTCAGGGGGATAGTGAACGGTGTCAGGGGCAAGGTTCGTGTATTTCTCTCCTATCCATCGGATGAAGTTGGCAACCAGGTCATTGATCCGATGAATTTTTACCTCAACAGTGACAGACTGTCCTGCGACAGCTTTGATGAAAAAGAGTATTACGAGGTCTTCGGGGAATGCAGACATCCCTTTACCGGCGTCGATTACGTGCAGCTTTACAAATCGATAGACCCTGAAAAGGTATCCGTACATTTCGCCAATAATCCCCTTGCTGCGCTCAGTTTCTCAAATACAGTGATAGTGGCAAGTATACATACCAGGAAGCTCCACAGGGATATCCTTGAAAAAGCAGGGGCAAATGTGATCTCGCTTGATGAGATATGCAGCTCACCCATAAGGGATGGGGCAGGCTTCAACGAGCAGTACGGCCTGCTTGGATCCAACTATACAAACGACAACTCTGTGAAGCTCTTCCCACGCGATTGCGATGCCTTCGTGAGAGAGCTCCAAAAGGAGCTTTTTGACCGCACGGGCAAAAAAATTGAGGTGCTCGTTTATGGGGACGGGGCTTTCAAGGATCCCGTCTGCGGAATATGGGAGCTTGCGGATCCCGTGGTCTCGCCCGGCTATACCGACGGACTCAGCGGGATGCCTAAGGAGATAAAGTTCAAGTACGTGGCAGACAACGCGGGGGACAAGGACCCCTCCGACGCTATCCGAGAGGCCATCGAGTCAAAGGGCGAGATGGACAAGTACGGACACTGCACACTCGGGACCACGCCAAGACGCATGACTGACCTCATTGGCTCCCTCTGCGACCTAACTTCAGGCTCAGGTGACAAGGGTACGCCCGTCGTCTACATTCAGGGATACTTCGACTGCTACCTGGATGACTGA
- a CDS encoding thioesterase — protein MTDLENQIPFSGIDPKGRLKFGVLLEMFQEMADIDASKYNLSVRQTLEHDVTWVLRKYRIDLEKYPTKDDGTIRIKTYAEPFRNLYSLRSYKLWNGAGDFLGSAYTWWVLLDLKRERPIRLDKSELMTGFMERVSEVLPEDVKVPDLTDPQIEEKWKVRWQDLDVNDHTNHAVFFSWALDTVPDKVSEGLAPVHVESEFLHAIPRTRVRCLTQEMPCSEGRRFLHSLRHMEDDTEYAKLSSLWK, from the coding sequence ATGACTGATCTCGAAAACCAGATCCCCTTCAGCGGGATCGACCCGAAGGGCAGGCTTAAATTCGGTGTGCTGCTGGAAATGTTCCAGGAGATGGCTGACATCGATGCCTCAAAATACAACCTCTCAGTCAGGCAGACCCTCGAGCACGACGTTACCTGGGTCCTGAGGAAATACCGCATCGACCTGGAGAAATATCCGACTAAAGATGACGGGACGATAAGGATAAAGACCTACGCCGAACCCTTCCGCAACCTCTATTCGCTGCGTTCGTACAAGCTCTGGAACGGAGCGGGAGATTTTCTCGGCTCAGCCTATACGTGGTGGGTGCTCCTGGACCTTAAAAGGGAAAGACCGATCCGCCTTGACAAAAGCGAGCTGATGACGGGCTTCATGGAGAGGGTCTCGGAAGTGCTTCCCGAGGACGTGAAAGTACCGGATCTTACAGATCCTCAGATTGAGGAGAAGTGGAAGGTCCGCTGGCAGGATCTGGACGTCAACGACCACACGAACCACGCGGTCTTCTTCAGCTGGGCGCTGGATACTGTGCCGGATAAAGTCAGCGAAGGGCTTGCGCCTGTTCATGTGGAGTCAGAGTTCTTACACGCCATACCGCGCACCCGGGTGCGCTGCCTCACTCAGGAAATGCCCTGCAGTGAGGGCAGGCGTTTCCTGCACTCACTGCGGCACATGGAAGATGATACAGAATATGCCAAACTGAGCTCACTCTGGAAATAG
- a CDS encoding nitroreductase family protein gives MQKLDEIILKRQSCRSYETKPVTKEDISKCLDAARLAPSACNSQPWKFTVVTEPETKAKLANLLQIVGGNKFADAAPVLITVSEDECPKLMPGVLERWSCKHFAHGDIGIAIAHFTLKAAESDLATCIMGTFEDSDVKELLNIPRGDTVRAVIALGYPSDDKIRDKNRKELSEIVRFID, from the coding sequence ATGCAGAAACTGGATGAAATAATTTTGAAAAGGCAAAGCTGCCGGAGCTACGAGACAAAGCCTGTGACAAAGGAAGATATAAGCAAATGTCTTGATGCCGCAAGACTGGCCCCGTCGGCCTGCAACAGCCAGCCATGGAAATTTACAGTGGTCACTGAACCGGAAACGAAAGCGAAGCTCGCCAACCTTCTGCAGATCGTGGGAGGAAACAAATTCGCAGACGCGGCTCCGGTGCTTATAACAGTCAGTGAAGATGAATGCCCCAAACTTATGCCGGGAGTGCTTGAGAGATGGAGCTGCAAACACTTTGCCCATGGCGACATCGGCATAGCAATAGCGCACTTCACGCTGAAGGCTGCAGAATCAGACCTTGCAACATGCATAATGGGAACCTTTGAGGACAGTGATGTTAAGGAACTGCTCAACATCCCCAGGGGAGACACTGTACGGGCGGTAATTGCCCTCGGTTATCCGTCGGACGATAAGATAAGGGATAAAAACAGGAAAGAACTCAGCGAGATAGTCCGTTTTATCGATTAA
- a CDS encoding aminotransferase, translating to MEIKAFEVEEWMNRYEDDATYNIAETCVESLKVGELLDIASIERDEFFGKLSETKLAYGAIPGSVDLREEITKLYHKKKTTDNVIVTNGGIGANFLALFTLVGPGDEVVAVYPTYQQLYSLPEALGAKVRRLRLEPEDGYLPDMNKLRTLVKSNTRAIVINTPNNPTGACFGEAVMKEIAAIADTVGAWVVCDEVYRGLEHDGSYLVPSIADIYEKGISTSSMSKVYSLAGLRLGWIAADEGFIKECFKHRDYNIISCGMIDDALALIALKNKEKILERNLKIVVENKKVLADWVEGTDGVSFVLPNAGTTALIKYDYDMGSEDLCRKMFEYNGAFVVPGSCFEFENHFRIGYAPKKEVLVEGLAAVSSFLQQL from the coding sequence GTGGAGATCAAAGCTTTTGAAGTCGAAGAGTGGATGAACAGGTACGAGGATGATGCGACATACAACATCGCGGAGACTTGTGTGGAATCCCTGAAAGTCGGAGAGCTTCTTGATATAGCCTCTATTGAAAGGGACGAATTCTTTGGAAAGCTTTCCGAGACAAAGCTGGCCTACGGGGCAATTCCGGGAAGCGTTGACCTGAGGGAAGAGATAACAAAGCTCTACCATAAAAAGAAGACGACCGACAACGTCATAGTGACCAACGGCGGTATAGGAGCGAACTTCCTTGCCCTCTTCACCCTGGTAGGCCCGGGAGACGAGGTGGTTGCGGTCTATCCCACATACCAGCAGCTTTACTCGCTGCCGGAGGCTCTTGGCGCGAAAGTAAGGCGACTTCGTCTGGAACCGGAGGACGGCTATCTGCCCGACATGAACAAACTGAGGACACTGGTGAAATCAAACACCAGGGCGATAGTGATCAACACCCCTAACAACCCGACCGGGGCATGCTTCGGCGAGGCGGTAATGAAAGAGATAGCGGCAATAGCGGATACGGTCGGTGCCTGGGTCGTATGCGACGAAGTCTACCGCGGTCTCGAACACGACGGAAGCTACTTAGTACCCTCCATAGCCGACATCTACGAAAAGGGCATCAGCACCTCCAGCATGTCAAAGGTCTACTCCCTTGCCGGACTGAGACTGGGATGGATAGCAGCAGATGAAGGCTTCATAAAGGAATGCTTCAAACACCGCGATTACAACATAATCAGCTGCGGGATGATCGACGATGCTCTTGCCCTGATCGCGCTTAAAAACAAAGAGAAAATTCTGGAGCGCAACTTGAAAATAGTAGTGGAAAACAAAAAAGTCCTCGCCGACTGGGTAGAAGGCACAGATGGCGTAAGTTTCGTTCTCCCCAATGCCGGAACCACGGCGCTGATCAAATACGACTACGATATGGGATCGGAGGATCTCTGCCGGAAAATGTTCGAATACAACGGCGCCTTCGTAGTTCCCGGAAGCTGCTTCGAATTCGAAAACCACTTCCGCATAGGCTATGCTCCGAAAAAGGAAGTGCTTGTCGAAGGACTGGCGGCTGTGAGCTCATTTTTGCAGCAATTGTGA
- a CDS encoding sodium:solute symporter family protein, whose protein sequence is MFTFAPLWIGYAVLLVLIAKYSRSRDALLPGKVGVAVQALAYVATYISAVALVGFGGLCYIFGMQMLLIAAGNVWLGTWFVYRYLAWPTRLWQRKLNSKTPAEFLSKAFETPKLQVFLGFISTVLLIIYGSAVFKGAAVMVSGVLPISTNTALALLVAVVGISVVWGGLRGVLYTEAFQGLVMIVGVGALLFSLLREVGGPITGLQALAALPPTEAANNGFLALSSGPAGLNIIFLTIVTSVGIWAQPQMIQRHFALKSTQETRKAAPLAMLALSVVVGGAYFASALSRLILGPGITNPDIVLPTLVHKLLPVFGQQLFALAIVSASLSTASALLHIASGSLGRDVFKKHLTGWSWRIVVIFCTVCSGVFALKSSSIIALICATSWTILACSILVPYLALLIQGPRAGSSAALMSSIGGLAGTTAWYLLAYKPTSMGMTGFYAPGIIGAIHPILPGVAASFISFAIFAKKGTFTMPALSGSAAEEDMPIR, encoded by the coding sequence ATGTTTACTTTTGCCCCCCTCTGGATCGGATACGCTGTACTCCTTGTCCTTATAGCCAAATACTCAAGAAGCAGGGACGCGCTGCTTCCGGGAAAAGTTGGCGTAGCTGTTCAGGCCCTTGCATATGTCGCCACATATATTTCTGCTGTGGCGCTGGTCGGGTTCGGCGGCCTCTGTTACATCTTCGGGATGCAGATGCTCCTGATCGCGGCGGGCAACGTCTGGCTCGGGACATGGTTCGTCTACCGTTACCTCGCATGGCCTACAAGGCTGTGGCAGAGGAAGCTTAATTCAAAAACACCGGCTGAATTCCTCTCAAAGGCATTTGAGACCCCGAAGCTGCAGGTATTCCTCGGCTTCATATCGACAGTACTGCTTATAATTTACGGTTCAGCAGTATTCAAAGGCGCAGCAGTCATGGTCTCCGGAGTACTGCCTATCTCCACAAACACCGCGCTTGCCCTCCTTGTGGCCGTTGTAGGGATAAGCGTCGTCTGGGGGGGGCTGAGGGGCGTTCTTTACACTGAAGCCTTCCAGGGGCTTGTAATGATAGTCGGAGTCGGTGCCCTTCTCTTCTCTCTGCTTCGAGAGGTTGGCGGTCCGATAACAGGTCTCCAGGCACTGGCGGCGCTTCCTCCTACAGAGGCTGCAAACAACGGTTTTCTGGCGTTGAGCAGCGGTCCTGCCGGGCTCAATATTATCTTCCTTACCATAGTGACATCGGTCGGCATCTGGGCACAGCCTCAGATGATACAGAGACACTTCGCCCTCAAGAGCACCCAAGAGACAAGAAAAGCTGCTCCGCTGGCTATGCTTGCGCTCTCTGTCGTGGTCGGCGGAGCCTACTTTGCAAGCGCGCTTTCAAGGCTGATCCTGGGACCCGGGATAACAAATCCTGATATTGTACTTCCCACGCTGGTACATAAACTTCTTCCGGTATTCGGTCAGCAGCTTTTTGCCCTCGCGATAGTATCGGCATCTCTCTCCACAGCATCCGCACTTCTGCATATAGCAAGCGGCAGCCTGGGCAGGGATGTATTCAAAAAACACCTCACCGGCTGGTCGTGGAGGATCGTCGTCATCTTCTGCACTGTCTGCAGCGGGGTTTTCGCACTGAAAAGCTCCTCGATCATCGCCCTTATCTGCGCCACAAGCTGGACCATACTGGCATGCTCGATCCTTGTCCCTTATCTTGCCCTTCTTATTCAGGGACCCAGGGCAGGATCTTCTGCGGCACTGATGTCCTCGATCGGGGGCCTCGCGGGTACTACAGCGTGGTATCTCCTGGCCTACAAACCCACGTCAATGGGCATGACCGGATTTTACGCCCCCGGGATAATAGGGGCCATACACCCCATACTTCCTGGAGTAGCGGCATCATTTATTTCGTTTGCAATTTTTGCCAAAAAGGGAACTTTCACGATGCCCGCACTTTCCGGGTCCGCGGCCGAAGAGGATATGCCCATTAGATAG
- a CDS encoding phosphoenolpyruvate carboxykinase (ATP) → MSTQGHFVDLESFKKLNAIPIRTTIETAFYGNNVVRIKDLSHAYELAKSSPGTIELTGMPVHRPTELGLPEDAHVLLFNDGAVYGRCAAARRIVGYPNVSVPEYATILREAIYHARFRKFYSAEAVIGLEEDFMVKANVMAPKGFENSIYNWMCNFQYMNDEYRERYANSRPLPKDGDLFVFIDPDWTHPDYPLGLAFFSPEQNCAAILGMRYFGEFKKGTLTLAWGVGARNGYASCHGGVKRYKLKDGSDRKFVMAVFGLSGSGKSTLTHAKHKGKYDVTVLHDDAVVINVKEKYAIALEPAYFDKMQDYPMGCEDNKFLLTLQNCGAAIDANGKFFVVSEDIRNGNGRAVKSRFWSPNRIDRIDEPLNAIFWLMKDPTIPPVLKITGHSLASVMGATLATKRTSAERLAPGVDPDALVIESYANPFRTYPLAMDYIRFRSLFEDGVDCYILNTGSFMDKKVEKNTTIGILEEIVEGKAKFVPFGGIPGIEVLNIPGFDVDFKNWTFKQQFINRMNDRLQFIKSRQTELGGMDALPPDALNAIQSVIDHLKK, encoded by the coding sequence ATGTCTACACAGGGACACTTCGTGGATCTTGAAAGCTTCAAAAAACTGAATGCCATTCCGATAAGGACAACGATCGAAACAGCTTTTTACGGGAACAACGTGGTCAGGATAAAGGATTTGAGCCATGCCTATGAACTTGCGAAGAGCAGTCCGGGAACAATAGAGCTTACCGGGATGCCCGTACACCGTCCGACGGAACTGGGCCTCCCTGAGGATGCCCACGTCCTGCTCTTCAACGACGGCGCCGTTTACGGCAGATGTGCCGCAGCCAGAAGGATCGTCGGTTACCCCAACGTATCGGTCCCTGAGTATGCGACCATTCTCCGCGAAGCTATCTATCACGCGCGCTTCAGAAAGTTTTACTCGGCAGAGGCAGTCATAGGCCTTGAAGAGGACTTCATGGTCAAGGCAAACGTAATGGCCCCCAAAGGCTTTGAAAATTCCATATACAATTGGATGTGCAATTTCCAGTATATGAACGACGAGTATAGGGAACGCTATGCCAATTCCAGGCCGCTTCCTAAGGACGGGGACCTCTTTGTATTTATTGATCCTGACTGGACTCACCCCGACTATCCCCTTGGCCTGGCCTTCTTCTCGCCGGAGCAGAACTGTGCCGCGATACTCGGAATGCGTTACTTCGGGGAGTTCAAGAAGGGGACCCTCACACTTGCATGGGGAGTCGGGGCAAGGAACGGCTACGCATCCTGCCATGGCGGCGTAAAGAGATACAAGCTGAAGGACGGCAGCGACAGGAAGTTCGTAATGGCGGTATTCGGCCTCTCCGGCTCAGGAAAATCCACCCTTACGCACGCCAAGCACAAGGGCAAGTATGATGTAACGGTACTCCATGACGACGCCGTAGTCATCAACGTCAAGGAGAAGTACGCGATAGCCCTTGAACCCGCATATTTCGACAAGATGCAGGACTACCCGATGGGCTGCGAGGACAACAAGTTCCTGCTGACTCTCCAGAACTGCGGGGCTGCCATAGACGCCAACGGCAAGTTCTTCGTGGTGAGCGAGGATATCAGGAACGGCAACGGCCGCGCCGTAAAATCGAGATTCTGGTCGCCTAACAGGATAGACAGGATAGACGAGCCGCTCAACGCTATATTCTGGCTCATGAAGGACCCCACCATCCCGCCTGTGCTGAAGATCACAGGACACTCCCTCGCCTCTGTGATGGGAGCTACTCTTGCGACCAAGAGGACCTCTGCCGAGAGGCTCGCCCCGGGCGTTGACCCGGATGCGCTCGTCATAGAGAGCTACGCCAACCCATTCAGAACATATCCCCTCGCGATGGACTACATCAGGTTCAGGTCCCTCTTCGAGGACGGAGTCGACTGCTACATACTGAACACAGGATCCTTCATGGACAAGAAGGTGGAAAAGAACACCACCATCGGCATATTGGAGGAGATCGTCGAGGGCAAGGCGAAATTCGTACCCTTCGGAGGGATCCCCGGGATCGAAGTGCTCAACATCCCCGGTTTCGATGTAGACTTCAAGAACTGGACCTTCAAGCAGCAGTTCATAAACAGGATGAACGACAGGCTTCAGTTCATAAAGTCCAGACAGACCGAGCTGGGCGGAATGGATGCACTTCCGCCGGATGCGCTGAATGCGATCCAGTCAGTCATAGACCATCTAAAAAAATAG
- a CDS encoding putative sulfate exporter family transporter, which translates to MDGKYKNITSNPVYWLATAALLSMLTPNPAWGLLLGSAAALWAGNPAADRTGKISKKLLQVAVILLGFGMHLDAVIRVGLTSVWITMISISLTLIIGMALGKLFGVERDLSILLSTGTAVCGGSAIAAMSPSIGASQSDTGVAMAVVFLLNGAGLLIFPAVGRLFELSQEQFGFWAALAIHDTSSVVGAAAIYGAEALAIGTTVKLTRALWILPLAFGGAKLNRSESKAPFQWFLIGFLAAAAARSLFPALEAFWSFGALAGKHIMTGTLFLIGAGLSRDKLKKIGLKPLFMAVTLWLIISLLSLTAVIKGFMPHINI; encoded by the coding sequence TTGGACGGTAAATACAAAAATATCACATCAAACCCGGTATACTGGCTCGCAACGGCCGCACTGCTCTCTATGCTGACGCCAAACCCCGCATGGGGACTCCTGCTTGGCTCTGCCGCGGCTCTCTGGGCAGGGAACCCGGCAGCCGATAGGACAGGTAAAATTTCAAAGAAACTTCTTCAGGTCGCGGTGATACTTCTGGGCTTCGGGATGCATCTGGACGCGGTCATAAGGGTGGGCCTCACTTCTGTGTGGATCACTATGATATCGATATCATTGACCCTCATAATTGGAATGGCCCTTGGCAAGCTCTTTGGCGTAGAGAGGGACCTATCCATCCTTCTGAGCACCGGCACGGCTGTTTGCGGGGGAAGCGCCATCGCGGCAATGTCTCCATCCATAGGTGCGTCGCAGTCGGATACAGGAGTGGCCATGGCGGTAGTATTCCTGCTCAACGGAGCAGGCCTTCTGATCTTCCCTGCAGTGGGCCGTCTCTTTGAACTTTCACAGGAGCAATTCGGCTTCTGGGCCGCCCTTGCGATACATGACACGAGCAGCGTGGTAGGGGCTGCGGCGATATACGGGGCAGAGGCGCTGGCTATAGGAACGACCGTCAAACTGACGCGGGCTCTGTGGATACTGCCTCTTGCTTTTGGAGGGGCAAAGCTCAACAGGTCTGAGAGCAAGGCTCCGTTCCAGTGGTTTTTGATAGGATTTTTGGCTGCAGCTGCGGCAAGATCGCTTTTTCCCGCGCTTGAAGCCTTTTGGAGCTTTGGGGCTCTTGCCGGGAAGCACATTATGACAGGCACACTCTTCCTGATAGGAGCGGGCCTGAGCAGGGATAAATTAAAAAAGATCGGTTTGAAGCCTTTATTTATGGCTGTGACCCTTTGGCTGATAATATCTTTGCTCTCTCTTACAGCCGTAATAAAAGGGTTCATGCCGCACATCAATATTTAG
- a CDS encoding MATE family efflux transporter: protein MAEGVLRFKERSLTEGNITPQLIKFALPYMSANLLQALYGAVDTVIVGHFTNAAGLSAAAIGSQFMFLINGVIIGLSMGGTILIARYFGAKSDTDIKETIGTMFTLFAIVSIALTLIMFAAVKPLVSLIQTPPEAVSQTEGYIFISSAGISFMFAYNALSAMLRGFGDSKSPLVFVAIASVCNVIGDLILVAVFKMGAPGAALATILSQGLSAVLAVIYLKKQSFHFDFKLDSFRIKREKLKNLLKIGLPMSVQMSMTTVSFMFIMATVSVMGGVVASAAIGITSKINGFVMLPPIAFSAAISAMVSQNMGAGRPKRAIKCLYVGISVTLIFGVISFALLQFFSPAVIKIFTPDIELIRATSLYLKSFSIDCILVCFVFCLNGFFNGCGHTRFSMVNNLMAAFLIRVPATWLLSKIPGADLFSIGFATPMSSLLSITIGIIYLRSGRWKSLKLS from the coding sequence ATGGCTGAAGGCGTGCTGCGTTTTAAGGAACGATCTCTGACTGAGGGAAATATAACCCCGCAGCTTATAAAATTCGCGCTCCCTTACATGTCTGCGAACCTTCTCCAGGCACTTTATGGAGCGGTCGATACAGTGATAGTCGGGCACTTCACAAACGCGGCGGGACTTTCGGCCGCCGCAATAGGAAGCCAATTCATGTTCCTTATCAACGGCGTCATAATCGGTCTTTCAATGGGAGGAACGATCCTGATCGCCAGATATTTCGGTGCAAAATCAGATACTGACATCAAAGAGACTATAGGGACAATGTTTACTCTCTTTGCTATTGTAAGCATTGCTCTGACCCTGATAATGTTTGCTGCCGTAAAGCCTCTGGTAAGCCTTATTCAGACTCCCCCTGAGGCAGTCTCCCAGACAGAGGGATATATTTTCATAAGCTCCGCGGGCATTTCTTTTATGTTTGCATACAACGCACTCAGCGCTATGCTGAGGGGATTCGGGGATTCCAAAAGTCCGCTTGTCTTCGTTGCCATAGCATCAGTCTGCAACGTCATAGGCGATCTGATCCTGGTCGCTGTCTTCAAAATGGGCGCTCCCGGCGCTGCACTGGCTACAATACTCTCCCAGGGGCTGAGCGCAGTCCTGGCTGTTATATATCTGAAAAAACAAAGTTTCCATTTCGACTTCAAGCTCGACAGTTTCCGCATCAAGAGAGAAAAACTTAAAAACCTGCTCAAAATAGGGCTGCCTATGTCTGTCCAGATGTCAATGACAACAGTTTCATTCATGTTCATAATGGCCACTGTAAGTGTGATGGGTGGCGTTGTCGCATCCGCTGCCATCGGTATCACCTCAAAGATAAACGGGTTTGTAATGCTCCCTCCCATCGCCTTTTCAGCTGCTATCTCTGCGATGGTCTCGCAGAATATGGGGGCCGGCCGGCCCAAAAGGGCAATAAAATGTCTATACGTCGGGATCTCGGTCACGTTGATATTCGGAGTGATATCGTTTGCCCTGCTTCAGTTCTTTTCTCCGGCTGTAATAAAAATATTCACTCCTGATATAGAGCTGATAAGAGCGACTTCCCTCTACCTGAAGTCGTTCAGCATCGACTGCATCCTTGTATGTTTCGTCTTCTGCCTCAACGGATTTTTCAACGGATGCGGGCACACGAGGTTCAGCATGGTCAACAACCTGATGGCCGCGTTTTTGATAAGAGTTCCTGCAACCTGGCTTTTAAGCAAAATTCCAGGAGCAGATCTCTTCAGCATAGGCTTCGCGACCCCCATGTCATCACTGCTCTCGATCACCATAGGTATAATATATCTGAGAAGCGGAAGATGGAAAAGTCTTAAACTTTCATAA